One Sphingomonas sabuli genomic region harbors:
- a CDS encoding lasso peptide biosynthesis B2 protein translates to MATRLRKLADGALRLPWAERVRVLAAFAELARASLVLRMMPFQRAIESGSVPLEGSTAEAVVIDDWVRALNRASYGAPWRNVCIHRGLALQRLLRSRGVPAILCYGANPADDALKAHVWVKVGDRIVIGAEEAGSYAQLATYPRDAA, encoded by the coding sequence ATCGCGACACGGTTACGCAAGCTGGCGGATGGAGCGCTTCGGCTCCCTTGGGCAGAGCGCGTCCGGGTTCTTGCAGCCTTTGCCGAACTTGCCCGCGCCAGCCTTGTCCTGCGCATGATGCCTTTTCAGCGAGCGATCGAAAGCGGATCGGTGCCGCTGGAAGGCTCGACAGCGGAGGCGGTAGTGATCGATGACTGGGTCAGGGCGCTGAACCGGGCCAGCTACGGGGCGCCGTGGCGCAACGTGTGCATTCATCGCGGATTGGCTCTGCAGCGTCTGCTGCGCAGCCGCGGCGTGCCCGCGATACTATGTTATGGTGCCAACCCGGCTGACGACGCGCTCAAGGCCCATGTCTGGGTGAAGGTTGGCGACCGGATCGTCATCGGCGCCGAAGAAGCCGGGTCTTACGCGCAGCTTGCCACTTACCCCAGGGACGCCGCCTGA
- a CDS encoding DegT/DnrJ/EryC1/StrS family aminotransferase — translation MADEAAGGPSRGLELRTDEQWPFYAEDEIAAVADVLRSGKVNQWTGPDVTAFVAACERRFGGGRGLALANGSLALEIVLRAYGVGPGDEVVVSPRSFMASASSASLVGATPVFADVDADSGNITPNSIARVLTDRTRAIIPVHLAGWPADIQGMMDLVDGRDVVVIEDCAQAHGAMIGGQSVGSIGHAAAFSFCQDKIISTGGEGGYVSFQDEAKWRWAWSFKDHGKDLDKATSGGGTPGMFRYVHDSIGTNWRLTGPQAAIGMAQLGKLDRWTDRRTRNARIWIDALDGIPRLRVPLPDPHLRHAFYKLYFYIEGGSDDDAAEARATIIGCAQAEGLRLFSGSCSEIYLEQAFADLPRPDCPVSRSLGARSLMVEVHPTLQPDLLERRAARLAEMLRAVLGGA, via the coding sequence GTGGCCGACGAGGCCGCAGGCGGGCCGTCGCGCGGGCTTGAACTGCGGACCGACGAACAATGGCCGTTTTACGCGGAAGATGAGATCGCAGCGGTCGCCGATGTCCTCCGCTCCGGCAAGGTCAATCAATGGACCGGACCCGATGTCACGGCCTTCGTCGCCGCGTGCGAGCGGCGCTTCGGCGGCGGCCGCGGGCTGGCATTGGCCAACGGCTCGCTTGCCCTTGAAATCGTGCTCCGGGCCTATGGCGTCGGCCCTGGTGACGAAGTGGTCGTGTCGCCGCGTTCCTTCATGGCCTCGGCATCATCCGCTTCGCTGGTCGGCGCAACGCCGGTCTTCGCCGACGTCGATGCCGACAGCGGCAACATCACCCCGAACAGCATCGCACGGGTCCTTACGGATCGAACGCGGGCGATTATTCCCGTTCACCTCGCGGGCTGGCCGGCCGACATTCAGGGAATGATGGACCTTGTCGATGGCCGCGACGTCGTCGTCATCGAGGATTGCGCACAGGCACATGGGGCCATGATCGGCGGCCAGAGCGTCGGCAGCATTGGTCACGCCGCCGCTTTTTCCTTTTGTCAGGACAAGATCATCTCGACCGGCGGCGAAGGCGGCTACGTCAGCTTCCAGGACGAAGCCAAATGGCGCTGGGCCTGGTCGTTCAAGGACCATGGCAAGGATCTGGACAAGGCCACATCGGGCGGCGGCACTCCGGGCATGTTCCGCTACGTTCACGACAGCATCGGGACCAACTGGCGCCTGACCGGCCCGCAGGCCGCGATCGGCATGGCTCAGCTTGGCAAGCTCGACCGCTGGACCGACCGGCGAACGCGTAACGCACGTATCTGGATCGACGCGCTGGACGGCATTCCCCGGCTGCGCGTCCCCCTGCCCGACCCGCACCTGCGGCATGCTTTCTACAAGCTCTATTTCTACATCGAAGGCGGCTCCGACGACGATGCCGCGGAGGCACGTGCGACGATTATCGGCTGTGCGCAGGCGGAGGGCCTGCGGCTATTCTCGGGCAGCTGTTCCGAAATCTATCTGGAACAGGCTTTCGCCGACCTGCCGCGACCCGATTGCCCTGTTTCGCGCTCATTGGGCGCACGAAGCCTGATGGTTGAAGTGCACCCGACGCTCCAGCCCGATCTCCTCGAGCGACGGGCAGCCCGCCTGGCGGAAATGCTCCGCGCGGTCCTCGGCGGCGCGTAG
- a CDS encoding metallophosphoesterase family protein produces the protein MKIAVLSDIHSAAEHFADALEGARSEGFDRLIILGDLFTYGPEPRETLRLTQYAVERDGAILITGNHDVLYRSGAGADAYRAKLPDWIRESVAWTVEQLGGPGAVDALPWHAEWTAERLLVSHANPFGFPDWTYLNGEAAMQQAAEVLQSRGFDWGIFGHVHRFRGYRPADRAGGVYTVGSIGQPRDREDPRGQWAMVTAGPEFSIEQRWIDRSWDSTIRKLRATGLSAPTKERLCQFFQ, from the coding sequence GTGAAGATCGCCGTCCTCAGCGACATCCATTCCGCGGCCGAGCATTTCGCCGACGCACTGGAAGGCGCGAGAAGCGAAGGCTTCGACCGGCTGATCATCCTCGGCGACCTCTTTACCTACGGGCCGGAACCGCGCGAAACGCTGCGCCTGACGCAGTACGCTGTGGAGCGCGACGGGGCGATCCTCATCACCGGCAACCATGACGTGCTGTACCGCTCCGGCGCGGGTGCCGACGCATATCGCGCCAAGCTGCCGGACTGGATTCGGGAATCGGTCGCCTGGACCGTGGAACAGCTGGGTGGGCCGGGCGCGGTCGACGCTTTGCCATGGCATGCGGAATGGACCGCGGAGCGCCTGCTCGTATCGCACGCCAATCCGTTCGGCTTTCCTGACTGGACGTACCTCAACGGCGAAGCCGCGATGCAGCAGGCGGCCGAAGTGCTGCAGTCGCGCGGTTTCGACTGGGGCATATTCGGGCATGTGCACCGCTTTCGCGGCTATCGGCCAGCCGATCGGGCGGGCGGCGTGTACACGGTGGGGTCCATCGGCCAGCCCCGCGACCGCGAAGATCCGCGCGGGCAGTGGGCGATGGTGACGGCGGGTCCTGAATTCTCCATTGAGCAGCGGTGGATCGACCGAAGTTGGGATTCGACGATTCGCAAGCTGCGCGCGACAGGCCTGTCGGCGCCGACCAAGGAGCGCCTGTGCCAGTTTTTCCAGTGA
- a CDS encoding sugar transferase, whose protein sequence is MKRLFDLAVAVVLLVLTAPLMAVLALVIRAKLGSPVLFRQVRPGLHAQPFTMVKFRTMLDSRGPDGELLSDHERLTDFGKWLRSTSLDELPELWNLLRGEMSLVGPRPLLMHYVPLFSPEQARRHEVMPGITGWAQVNGRNAISWEEKFRLDVWYVDNGSFALDMKILAMTARNVLSRHGIAADGDATMPPFRGSPPVDGPETGSLP, encoded by the coding sequence ATGAAGCGGCTGTTCGACCTTGCGGTGGCCGTGGTCCTACTGGTGCTCACCGCGCCGCTCATGGCGGTGCTCGCGCTGGTCATTCGCGCCAAGCTGGGGTCGCCGGTCCTGTTCCGGCAGGTCCGCCCCGGTCTCCACGCGCAGCCTTTCACCATGGTCAAGTTTCGCACCATGCTCGATTCGCGCGGGCCCGACGGCGAATTGTTGTCGGACCATGAACGACTGACCGATTTCGGCAAATGGCTGCGCTCGACCAGCCTCGATGAACTGCCCGAGCTGTGGAACCTGCTGCGCGGCGAAATGAGCCTGGTAGGCCCGCGCCCCCTGTTGATGCATTACGTGCCGCTATTCTCGCCGGAGCAGGCGCGACGGCACGAGGTGATGCCCGGGATCACCGGCTGGGCGCAGGTCAACGGCCGCAATGCCATTTCGTGGGAAGAGAAATTCCGGCTCGATGTCTGGTACGTCGACAACGGCTCGTTCGCGCTGGACATGAAAATCCTCGCCATGACCGCGCGCAATGTGCTGTCGCGCCACGGCATCGCCGCCGATGGCGATGCAACCATGCCGCCGTTTCGCGGCAGTCCGCCGGTCGACGGGCCGGAAACCGGCTCGCTGCCTTAG
- a CDS encoding glycosyltransferase family 4 protein, whose amino-acid sequence MPNRKILVVGSYAPSLVTFRGPLIAAMVQLGHDVVAAAPDMDDATAGKLRALGASPANVPLKNASLSPFGLLRSLRAMRALVRSVRPDAILSYTVKPVVLGALAGHAERVPKIVSLVTGLGYAFTGGREPKRMVSKAAASFLYRAAFRRSHVILFQNGDDQALFRKLGLVGRDRQTHVVDGSGIDIDQFTPAPLPEGPSFLMIARLLRDKGICEFGQAAMRIKATHPDVPIALVGMFDPSPDSLSQDELDALIAAGIDYRGQLADVRPAIAQCSVYVLPSYREGTPRSVLEAMAMGRAIITTDAPGCRETVVDGENGLLVPPRDADALYEAMLTMIERPEPIAAMGAASRRIAERKYDVRKVNADLLRYAGLDGDAA is encoded by the coding sequence GTGCCGAACAGGAAAATTCTGGTTGTCGGTTCCTATGCACCTTCCCTCGTCACCTTTCGCGGCCCGTTGATCGCCGCGATGGTCCAACTGGGTCATGACGTCGTGGCTGCGGCGCCGGACATGGACGACGCCACGGCAGGCAAATTGCGCGCGCTTGGCGCGAGCCCGGCCAATGTCCCGCTGAAGAATGCCAGCCTGAGCCCATTCGGACTGCTCCGCTCGTTGCGCGCCATGCGCGCGCTGGTCCGCAGCGTTCGACCCGATGCGATCCTGTCTTACACGGTCAAGCCCGTCGTGCTCGGCGCGCTGGCTGGCCATGCCGAGCGCGTGCCGAAGATCGTCTCGCTGGTAACTGGGCTTGGCTATGCCTTCACCGGCGGCCGTGAACCAAAGCGCATGGTGAGCAAGGCCGCGGCGTCCTTCCTCTACCGCGCGGCATTCCGCCGCTCGCACGTCATCCTGTTTCAGAATGGCGACGACCAGGCGCTGTTCCGCAAGCTTGGGCTGGTGGGGCGCGACCGCCAGACCCATGTGGTCGACGGATCGGGCATCGATATCGACCAGTTTACCCCTGCCCCGCTTCCCGAAGGCCCGTCATTCCTGATGATTGCCAGGCTGCTGCGCGACAAGGGCATTTGCGAGTTCGGACAGGCGGCGATGCGGATCAAGGCCACGCACCCCGACGTTCCGATCGCGTTGGTCGGCATGTTCGACCCCAGTCCGGATTCCCTCTCGCAAGACGAGCTCGACGCGCTGATCGCCGCGGGCATCGACTATCGCGGCCAGCTGGCCGACGTCCGCCCGGCGATCGCGCAATGCTCCGTCTACGTCCTGCCCTCCTATCGCGAGGGGACGCCGCGGTCGGTGCTAGAAGCGATGGCGATGGGCCGCGCGATCATCACCACCGACGCGCCGGGCTGCCGGGAAACGGTCGTGGACGGCGAAAACGGCCTGCTGGTCCCGCCCCGCGACGCGGATGCACTGTACGAGGCGATGCTAACGATGATCGAACGGCCCGAGCCGATTGCGGCAATGGGCGCGGCTTCGCGCCGTATCGCCGAGCGCAAATATGACGTGCGCAAGGTCAATGCCGACCTGCTGCGCTACGCCGGCCTCGACGGCGATGCCGCATGA
- a CDS encoding polysaccharide biosynthesis protein: protein MPIQLLRKLPNLGRRRKRAILVAYDLAAMLVSLWASFSVRLGVLYVPTGRRVIISALIAFAVGIIALYRFRIYHIVLRYFDLRMVTRILAASAASALAWVALVYLMDAKIAFSYRTFDVPRSVAFIYCGFLFMLLFMGRYAMALLLAGAGADPDENADLTRNILIYGANPVGISLADSVRLSSRYRLAGFIDSDPAVQGQIVAGFPIYHPSKLPQLAADGEIDEVFLAMSSASRAQRLEAISQVRALDLEVKTVPAPEEIVSGRFTVSDIRPVDVSDLLRRDPVEPLGNLIQEAIEGRSILVTGAGGSIGSEICRQVLQGGPRKLVLLDHSEFALYTIHDHLTEIAELLPPERRPDVVPVVGSMLDDVLVRQLLATHAIDTLYHAAAYKHVPLLEDNELVGIQNNVFGTLTVARAAFDAKLTRFTMISTDKAVRPKSVMGATKRVAELVIQALASSAGCKTQFGIVRFGNVLDSSGSVVQRFRKQIRAGGPVTVTHRDITRFFMSIPEATQLVLQASAMARNGEVFVLDMGEPVKISELARHMINLSGMTVQDDDNPSGDVAINFVGLRPGEKLYEELFVGEETLATDHPRISMARERIIAQPELDELLAELRSAVATGDRLVTRSALREFLTSEIDAEVIEFPTHKQADGTNG, encoded by the coding sequence GTGCCGATCCAGTTGCTCCGCAAGCTGCCCAACCTGGGACGCCGCCGCAAGCGGGCGATCCTCGTTGCCTATGACTTGGCGGCGATGCTGGTCTCGCTGTGGGCCAGCTTCTCGGTTCGCCTTGGCGTCCTCTACGTGCCGACCGGCCGGCGGGTCATCATCTCCGCGCTGATCGCCTTCGCGGTGGGCATTATCGCCCTATACCGTTTCCGTATCTATCACATCGTGTTGCGCTATTTCGACCTGCGCATGGTCACGCGCATTCTTGCCGCGTCCGCGGCATCGGCGCTGGCCTGGGTCGCGCTCGTCTACCTGATGGACGCCAAGATTGCCTTTTCCTACCGCACCTTCGACGTCCCGCGGTCGGTCGCCTTCATCTATTGCGGCTTCCTGTTCATGCTGCTGTTCATGGGCCGCTATGCGATGGCGTTGTTGCTCGCCGGCGCCGGGGCCGATCCGGACGAGAATGCCGATCTTACCCGCAACATCCTGATCTATGGCGCCAACCCGGTCGGGATAAGCCTGGCGGATTCGGTTCGCCTCTCATCGCGCTACCGCCTGGCCGGCTTCATCGATAGCGATCCCGCGGTCCAGGGTCAGATCGTCGCCGGCTTCCCCATCTATCACCCGTCGAAGCTGCCCCAGCTGGCCGCCGACGGCGAGATCGACGAGGTCTTCCTGGCCATGTCCAGCGCCAGCCGGGCCCAGCGACTGGAAGCGATTTCGCAGGTCCGCGCGCTCGACCTTGAAGTGAAGACCGTCCCGGCGCCCGAGGAAATCGTCTCCGGGCGCTTCACCGTCAGCGACATCCGGCCGGTCGACGTCAGCGACCTGTTGCGTCGTGACCCGGTGGAACCCCTCGGCAACCTCATCCAGGAAGCGATCGAGGGCCGCTCGATCCTCGTCACCGGTGCCGGGGGATCGATCGGTTCCGAAATCTGCCGCCAGGTGCTGCAAGGCGGTCCGCGCAAGCTGGTGCTGCTCGATCACAGCGAGTTCGCGCTTTATACGATCCACGATCATCTCACCGAGATCGCCGAACTGCTTCCGCCCGAGCGAAGGCCGGACGTGGTGCCGGTGGTCGGCTCGATGCTCGACGACGTGCTGGTACGCCAGCTTCTCGCGACCCATGCCATCGACACGCTCTATCACGCCGCCGCCTACAAGCACGTGCCGCTGCTTGAGGACAATGAGCTGGTCGGCATCCAGAATAACGTGTTCGGGACGCTGACCGTCGCGCGTGCTGCCTTCGACGCCAAGCTGACCCGGTTCACGATGATCTCGACCGACAAGGCGGTCCGGCCGAAGAGCGTAATGGGCGCGACCAAGCGCGTCGCCGAGCTGGTCATCCAGGCTCTGGCCAGCAGCGCCGGCTGCAAGACGCAATTCGGCATCGTCCGCTTCGGCAACGTGCTCGATTCCTCAGGTTCGGTCGTGCAGCGTTTCCGCAAGCAGATCCGTGCCGGCGGACCGGTGACGGTCACGCACCGGGACATCACCCGTTTCTTCATGTCCATTCCCGAGGCGACCCAGCTCGTCCTTCAGGCGAGCGCCATGGCCCGCAACGGCGAAGTCTTCGTGCTCGACATGGGCGAGCCGGTGAAGATCAGCGAACTTGCCCGGCACATGATCAACCTGTCGGGCATGACCGTTCAGGATGACGACAATCCATCGGGCGACGTGGCGATCAACTTCGTCGGCCTGCGCCCGGGTGAGAAGCTGTACGAGGAACTGTTCGTCGGCGAGGAAACGCTGGCCACCGATCATCCGCGCATCAGTATGGCGCGGGAACGGATCATCGCCCAACCCGAGCTCGACGAACTGCTCGCCGAACTCCGCTCGGCAGTGGCGACCGGCGATCGTCTGGTGACCCGTTCCGCGCTGCGCGAATTCCTGACGTCAGAGATCGATGCCGAAGTGATCGAATTCCCGACCCACAAGCAGGCCGACGGCACGAACGGCTAG
- a CDS encoding ATP-grasp domain-containing protein: MPVFPVKVLVTGAGALLGQGVMRALERSSLDAKLIAADPSPLSAGLHWTDEAYLVPMANDPAYVERLGEIIAKAKPDIVIPGTDAELAVLAANREALERDYGTNILVSDERAVEIADDKYQTFQFFDEAGFRAPASARPENAEELRRVVETVGFPLVVKPRRGARSIGVSVVNSQAELDAALAGREGLVVQECIGTDDGEYTASVVVFDGKPRASIVMRRDLRDGNTYRAFTEAYPELNEQVRAFGAALGPYGPANFQFRLDREGRPCVFEINCRFSGTTPLRAAVGFNEVEMCIRHILFGEEVTQPNIEHSTILRFWSEIVVPPSQVEQLG, encoded by the coding sequence GTGCCAGTTTTTCCAGTGAAAGTCCTCGTGACCGGGGCCGGTGCGCTGCTCGGCCAAGGGGTGATGCGCGCGCTGGAACGCTCGTCGCTGGATGCCAAGCTTATTGCCGCCGATCCCAGCCCGCTGTCCGCGGGGCTGCACTGGACGGACGAAGCCTATCTTGTCCCGATGGCCAACGACCCGGCCTATGTCGAACGGCTTGGCGAGATCATCGCCAAGGCCAAGCCGGACATCGTCATTCCCGGCACCGATGCCGAACTGGCGGTGCTCGCCGCCAATCGGGAAGCGCTGGAGCGCGATTACGGCACCAACATCCTCGTCAGCGACGAGCGGGCCGTGGAGATCGCCGACGACAAATACCAGACGTTCCAGTTTTTCGACGAGGCGGGGTTTCGCGCGCCGGCTTCCGCGCGGCCAGAAAACGCCGAGGAGCTTCGGCGCGTGGTCGAGACGGTTGGCTTCCCGCTGGTCGTGAAGCCGCGCCGCGGGGCGCGCTCGATCGGGGTGTCGGTGGTGAATAGCCAGGCGGAGCTGGATGCCGCGCTCGCTGGCCGCGAGGGACTGGTCGTGCAGGAGTGCATCGGCACGGACGACGGCGAATATACCGCCAGCGTGGTCGTTTTCGACGGCAAACCGCGCGCGTCGATCGTGATGCGGCGCGACCTGCGTGACGGGAACACCTATCGCGCATTCACCGAGGCTTATCCCGAACTCAACGAGCAGGTGCGAGCGTTCGGCGCCGCGCTCGGCCCGTACGGCCCCGCGAACTTCCAATTCCGGCTCGACCGGGAGGGACGGCCGTGCGTGTTCGAGATCAACTGCCGCTTTTCCGGCACCACACCCTTGCGGGCGGCCGTCGGTTTCAACGAAGTCGAAATGTGCATTCGCCACATCCTGTTCGGCGAGGAAGTGACGCAGCCCAACATCGAGCATTCGACGATCCTGCGTTTTTGGAGCGAGATCGTGGTGCCGCCGTCGCAGGTCGAACAGCTCGGCTGA
- a CDS encoding NAD-dependent epimerase/dehydratase family protein, protein MVATGDLIAVTGGTGVVGRRLVTDLVDDGFRVRVLSRSAPDDDIEHVAVDFSDDRPLPSGALDGCAAVAHLAAHIPASQESEGAAPAAFQTNVFGLLKLLAAMEEAGVTRLIQTTSANAYAPGVSCAAEDDPMFPSARAPFYLSSKLVQDVLGAYWHRNRGIAVTTLRLSSVYGAGVETSLLTRFVRLLRDGTPIRLANGGSFAVDFVEVGDVSRAIRLFLANEETGAFNIAGGEKNSLLDVCAQLVELTGAGPEALIVERGEQAEAGFPAIDIAKAARLGFTPTPLRKGLERLVAST, encoded by the coding sequence ATGGTCGCGACGGGCGACCTGATTGCCGTTACCGGCGGCACGGGCGTCGTCGGCCGGCGGCTGGTGACCGACCTGGTCGATGACGGGTTCCGGGTTCGAGTGCTGTCGCGTTCGGCCCCCGACGACGACATCGAGCATGTCGCGGTCGATTTCAGCGACGACAGGCCGTTACCGTCCGGTGCGCTGGACGGCTGCGCCGCCGTTGCTCATCTGGCCGCGCACATTCCGGCGAGCCAGGAAAGCGAAGGCGCCGCTCCCGCTGCCTTCCAGACGAACGTGTTCGGCCTGCTCAAGCTGCTGGCGGCGATGGAGGAGGCCGGGGTCACGCGCCTGATCCAGACCACCAGCGCCAACGCTTACGCTCCCGGCGTTTCTTGCGCCGCGGAGGACGACCCCATGTTCCCGTCAGCGCGGGCTCCGTTCTATTTGTCGTCGAAACTCGTGCAGGACGTTCTGGGTGCTTACTGGCACCGCAACCGCGGGATAGCGGTCACGACGTTGCGGTTGAGCTCCGTTTATGGCGCGGGCGTCGAGACCTCGCTGCTCACCCGGTTCGTTCGGCTGCTTCGGGACGGTACGCCGATCCGGCTCGCCAATGGCGGGTCATTCGCGGTCGATTTCGTCGAAGTCGGCGATGTATCGCGGGCCATCCGCCTATTTCTGGCCAACGAGGAGACCGGCGCGTTCAACATCGCCGGCGGTGAGAAGAACAGCTTGCTTGACGTGTGCGCGCAGCTTGTTGAATTGACTGGCGCGGGCCCGGAGGCGCTGATTGTCGAACGCGGCGAGCAAGCGGAGGCTGGATTCCCCGCCATCGATATCGCGAAGGCCGCGCGGCTGGGTTTCACGCCGACGCCTTTACGTAAGGGACTGGAGCGGCTGGTCGCCTCGACCTAG